In Tsuneonella amylolytica, one genomic interval encodes:
- a CDS encoding aldo/keto reductase: MTGHDFIAGIPLVLGGNVFGWSSKGDEAFAVLDAFYEAGGRMIDTADVYSAWVPGHEGGESETVLGEWLASRGVRSEMRLHTKTGMLGGSELYERVRVLQSLDRSLERLRTDRVDLYYAHKDYPELEIEQIVDAFDGAVRSGKAKAVGASNFGADRLNAALTQAEATGAARFEALQNEYNLVSRSSYGEDLQTLVTQKGLVMLPFFGLASGYLTGKYRSEEDYAKSQRGGRAKELAGANGPQVLNAMDAVAGETGASLAAIALAWLVRQPGIPAPIASARTAAQLEDLLAFTKVELSDEQVVRLTAAA, from the coding sequence ATGACCGGACACGACTTCATCGCAGGTATCCCGCTCGTCCTCGGCGGTAACGTATTCGGCTGGTCGTCCAAGGGCGACGAAGCCTTCGCGGTCCTCGATGCCTTCTACGAGGCCGGCGGTCGCATGATCGACACGGCCGACGTCTATTCGGCGTGGGTTCCGGGGCACGAGGGCGGCGAATCCGAAACCGTACTCGGCGAGTGGCTGGCAAGTCGCGGGGTTCGCAGCGAAATGCGATTGCACACCAAGACCGGCATGCTCGGCGGCAGCGAACTCTACGAACGCGTCCGGGTGCTCCAGTCGCTCGACCGTTCGCTCGAACGGCTGCGGACCGACCGTGTTGATCTCTACTACGCCCACAAGGATTATCCCGAGCTCGAGATCGAGCAGATCGTCGACGCGTTCGACGGTGCCGTCCGCAGCGGCAAGGCCAAGGCGGTCGGCGCGTCCAATTTCGGCGCCGACCGTCTTAACGCCGCGCTGACGCAGGCTGAGGCGACCGGGGCTGCCCGGTTCGAGGCACTGCAGAACGAGTACAACCTCGTGTCCCGCAGCAGCTACGGCGAAGATCTTCAGACACTGGTGACGCAGAAGGGGCTCGTCATGCTGCCGTTCTTCGGTCTCGCATCGGGCTACCTTACGGGCAAGTACCGTAGCGAAGAGGACTACGCGAAGTCGCAGCGCGGTGGGCGGGCGAAGGAACTGGCCGGAGCCAATGGCCCGCAGGTCCTGAACGCCATGGATGCCGTCGCCGGCGAAACCGGCGCCAGTCTCGCCGCGATCGCCCTTGCGTGGCTGGTCCGGCAGCCCGGTATCCCCGCCCCGATCGCGAGCGCGCGTACGGCGGCGCAGCTCGAGGACCTGCTGGCCTTTACCAAAGTCGAACTGTCCGACGAACAGGTCGTACGGCTCACCGCGGCAGCCTGA
- a CDS encoding GNAT family N-acetyltransferase, with protein sequence MNGYPVLFTERLALRVPEAGDLDGFAAMAADEETMRFIGGRASRPESWRSLCSLRGAWDIRGFSMFSVIERATGKWVGRLGPWEPEGWPGKEVGWGLHPEFAGKGYAYEATVAAMDYVFDVLGWDDVIHTIDPENARSIALARRLGSTNLGPTRLPEPFQDQRVDAWGQTAEQWRERRTGKEQPT encoded by the coding sequence GTGAACGGATACCCGGTCCTCTTTACCGAACGCCTCGCGCTCCGCGTTCCCGAGGCCGGCGACCTCGACGGCTTTGCGGCAATGGCGGCGGACGAGGAGACGATGCGTTTCATCGGCGGCCGCGCCTCGCGACCGGAAAGCTGGCGTTCGCTGTGCTCCCTGCGAGGGGCGTGGGACATCAGGGGCTTTTCGATGTTTTCGGTCATCGAACGCGCGACGGGCAAGTGGGTCGGCCGGCTCGGGCCATGGGAGCCCGAAGGGTGGCCCGGCAAGGAAGTCGGCTGGGGCCTGCACCCTGAATTCGCCGGAAAGGGCTACGCCTACGAGGCGACCGTGGCGGCCATGGACTACGTTTTCGACGTGCTGGGATGGGATGACGTCATCCACACGATCGATCCCGAAAACGCCCGATCCATCGCACTCGCCCGGCGTCTGGGTTCGACCAACCTCGGCCCCACCCGCCTGCCCGAACCCTTCCAAGACCAACGGGTCGACGCTTGGGGGCAGACGGCCGAGCAATGGCGTGAGCGCCGCACCGGCAAGGAGCAACCGACATGA